A window of the Bacillus sp. A301a_S52 genome harbors these coding sequences:
- a CDS encoding peptidoglycan-binding protein has translation MKPNTKIRSFQRLGISAVAAGAIFFTGTNAQAAEGEEELGEELLYKGKSHEHVVELKELLEENELLEKTEDSDKLSSEFDDATKEAIKDFQEEYDLLVDGLAGVQTVGALLGLEKGDENDLVLALQEDLAELGYYDSDLDGKFGQLTEEALIHFQQEKDVEDEEGIAGPHTYAALHDLTSRYNNNIEANQEETVDTTSQATDESAEADSSSEETTSDTEAEGTMTMEATAYTAYCDGCSGITATGIDLRNNPDEKVIAVDPSVIPLGSIVEVEGYGRAIAGDVGGAITGNRIDLHVPSKEEAIAFGRQDIQVTIIETP, from the coding sequence ATGAAACCAAATACTAAAATCCGATCTTTTCAACGATTGGGAATTTCAGCAGTGGCAGCCGGCGCCATTTTCTTCACAGGCACAAACGCTCAAGCAGCTGAGGGAGAAGAAGAATTAGGTGAAGAGTTACTATATAAAGGAAAATCCCACGAGCATGTCGTGGAACTAAAAGAGCTCCTTGAAGAAAACGAGCTACTTGAAAAAACAGAGGACAGCGACAAATTGAGTTCAGAGTTTGATGATGCTACGAAGGAAGCTATTAAAGATTTTCAAGAAGAATATGATTTGCTAGTCGATGGGCTAGCAGGTGTTCAAACAGTGGGAGCTCTCCTCGGACTTGAAAAAGGAGACGAGAATGACCTCGTTCTTGCCTTACAGGAAGATTTAGCTGAATTAGGCTATTATGATAGTGACCTTGACGGTAAGTTTGGCCAGCTTACTGAAGAAGCTCTCATTCACTTTCAACAGGAAAAAGATGTTGAAGATGAGGAAGGCATAGCAGGCCCACATACTTATGCAGCCTTACATGACCTAACAAGCAGATACAATAACAATATAGAAGCAAACCAAGAAGAAACAGTTGACACAACATCCCAAGCTACTGATGAATCAGCTGAAGCTGATTCTAGCAGTGAAGAAACGACCTCTGATACTGAAGCTGAAGGCACAATGACAATGGAAGCAACGGCCTACACAGCTTATTGTGATGGGTGCTCAGGCATTACAGCAACAGGTATTGACCTAAGAAATAATCCAGATGAGAAAGTTATTGCGGTAGATCCTTCCGTTATACCATTAGGCTCAATTGTAGAAGTGGAAGGTTATGGGAGAGCAATAGCCGGCGATGTAGGTGGTGCTATTACAGGAAACCGTATCGACTTACACGTCCCGTCTAAAGAAGAAGCAATCGCCTTTGGACGACAAGACATTCAAGTCACTATTATTGAAACACCATAA